The following proteins are encoded in a genomic region of Comamonas resistens:
- the cueR gene encoding Cu(I)-responsive transcriptional regulator, translating into MPAHQPAPKNAQNWPVVIGEAARRAGVSPRMVRHYESLGLLPPVHRTDSGYRQYTQADVHALRFIRRGRDLGFSMEEISTLLGLWQDQGRASSQVKAIAQKHITVLTERIAAMQSMQRTLQTLVHCCHGDDRPDCPILDDLASADTDLSPARHEPVAPASRRKSEATA; encoded by the coding sequence ATGCCTGCACATCAACCCGCCCCAAAAAACGCTCAGAACTGGCCTGTCGTGATCGGAGAGGCTGCGCGCCGCGCCGGGGTGTCTCCGCGCATGGTTCGCCACTACGAATCCCTGGGCCTGCTACCGCCTGTTCACCGCACCGACAGCGGCTACCGCCAATACACCCAGGCCGATGTGCACGCGCTGCGCTTCATCCGTCGCGGGCGAGATCTGGGTTTTTCCATGGAGGAGATCAGCACCCTGCTCGGTCTGTGGCAGGACCAGGGCCGCGCCAGCAGCCAGGTCAAGGCCATTGCGCAAAAACACATCACGGTGCTGACCGAGCGCATAGCCGCCATGCAGTCCATGCAGCGCACCTTGCAGACGCTGGTGCATTGCTGCCACGGTGACGATCGCCCCGATTGCCCGATTCTGGACGACCTGGCCAGCGCCGATACCGATCTGTCGCCCGCCCGTCACGAGCCGGTCGCACCAGCCTCCAGGCGCAAATCCGAAGCCACGGCATGA
- a CDS encoding heavy-metal-associated domain-containing protein, producing MQQVFEVQGMTCGHCERAVTNAIQGVDADAQVKIDRAANRVEVETGADRAAVAAAIAEEGYKVA from the coding sequence ATGCAACAAGTTTTTGAAGTTCAGGGCATGACCTGCGGCCACTGCGAGCGCGCCGTCACCAACGCCATCCAGGGCGTGGATGCCGATGCACAAGTCAAGATCGACCGCGCCGCCAACCGCGTGGAAGTCGAAACCGGCGCAGACCGCGCAGCCGTGGCTGCTGCCATCGCGGAAGAAGGCTACAAGGTCGCCTGA
- a CDS encoding methyl-accepting chemotaxis protein, translated as MSLLGMMRRFTIRTRMLGAIGVVIVLLGLLGGAGMLGMFRIQQMSQDFLNDAYAKAGYMAQLRTELGGIRISEKDMVIQYERPEEVRKAHEQWVGFIEKSQATLARFVTGRNAQDDELAKNIAARIDNYRKAFEPVARQLEASGYDSATTANRMSGKALAEVAEADKLLSQLDALLDQQSDALVAAELKVAAQTRWMFIGAVILTLIVVVPLTLLNMQSICRPLERARQMALTIEGGDLSTRQTVTGNDELSELQRALEQMRQSLSSMVAQVRDASGNIATASQEIATGNQDLSARTEQTASNLQETVASLAQLTANVQQTASSSQLANQLAASASSTAVEGGQIVGQAVNSMQEISASSRKIGDIIGLIDSIAFQTNILALNAAVEAARAGEQGRGFAVVAGEVRSLAQRSAQAAHEIKGLINTSVQTVDTGSRQVDGAGKAMQGTVESAKRVGDIIGEITAASAEQSLGISQVNQAVGDIDRMTQQNAALVEESAAAAESLREQAARLAQLVSQFKLAEGDAQTTSRMARARPQAAYPAMAPGAAAAANQALPGQKAPLLEHA; from the coding sequence ATGAGTCTGTTGGGAATGATGCGCCGCTTCACCATTCGCACGCGAATGCTGGGGGCGATCGGCGTGGTGATTGTGTTGCTGGGATTGTTGGGAGGGGCAGGCATGCTGGGCATGTTCCGCATCCAGCAGATGAGCCAGGATTTTCTGAACGACGCCTATGCCAAGGCTGGCTATATGGCGCAGCTGCGCACGGAGCTGGGCGGTATCCGCATCAGCGAAAAAGACATGGTGATCCAGTACGAGCGTCCCGAGGAAGTGCGCAAGGCCCACGAGCAGTGGGTAGGCTTCATCGAGAAGTCCCAGGCAACCCTGGCGCGCTTTGTGACGGGCCGCAATGCGCAGGATGACGAGCTGGCCAAGAACATTGCCGCACGCATAGACAACTATCGTAAGGCTTTCGAGCCCGTGGCGCGCCAGCTGGAGGCGAGCGGCTACGACTCGGCCACGACGGCCAACCGCATGAGCGGCAAGGCACTGGCCGAGGTCGCGGAAGCCGACAAGTTGCTGTCGCAGCTGGATGCTTTGCTGGATCAGCAGTCCGATGCGCTGGTTGCAGCCGAGCTGAAGGTGGCGGCGCAGACGCGCTGGATGTTCATAGGCGCGGTGATCCTGACGCTGATCGTGGTGGTGCCGCTGACGCTGCTGAACATGCAGTCCATCTGCCGACCGCTGGAGCGCGCACGTCAGATGGCGTTGACCATCGAAGGTGGCGATCTTTCCACCCGCCAGACGGTGACGGGCAATGACGAGCTGTCCGAGCTGCAGCGTGCGCTGGAGCAGATGCGGCAGTCGCTGAGCAGCATGGTCGCTCAGGTGCGTGACGCCAGCGGCAATATCGCGACCGCCAGCCAGGAAATTGCCACGGGCAATCAGGATCTGTCGGCAAGAACCGAGCAGACGGCCAGCAATCTGCAGGAGACAGTGGCGTCGCTGGCGCAGCTGACGGCCAATGTGCAGCAGACCGCATCGTCTTCGCAACTGGCCAACCAGCTCGCGGCATCGGCTTCTTCCACGGCCGTGGAGGGGGGCCAGATCGTGGGGCAGGCCGTGAACAGCATGCAGGAGATTTCGGCCTCCAGCCGCAAGATCGGCGACATCATCGGCCTGATCGATTCCATCGCTTTCCAGACCAATATCCTGGCGCTGAATGCAGCCGTCGAAGCCGCGCGGGCCGGCGAGCAGGGCCGAGGCTTTGCCGTGGTGGCGGGCGAGGTGCGCAGCCTGGCCCAGCGCTCGGCACAGGCCGCGCACGAGATCAAGGGGCTGATCAACACCAGCGTGCAGACCGTGGACACAGGCTCGCGCCAGGTCGATGGCGCGGGCAAGGCCATGCAGGGCACGGTGGAGAGCGCCAAACGCGTGGGCGACATCATTGGCGAGATCACGGCTGCATCGGCAGAGCAGTCGCTGGGTATCAGCCAGGTCAATCAGGCCGTGGGCGATATCGACCGCATGACACAGCAGAACGCGGCGCTGGTGGAGGAGTCCGCAGCCGCCGCCGAATCTCTGCGTGAACAGGCTGCACGACTGGCACAGCTGGTCAGCCAGTTCAAGCTGGCCGAAGGGGATGCGCAGACGACCAGCCGCATGGCACGCGCCAGGCCCCAGGCGGCTTATCCTGCAATGGCTCCGGGTGCGGCCGCCGCTGCAAATCAGGCGCTGCCCGGGCAGAAAGCTCCGTTGCTGGAACATGCCTGA
- a CDS encoding alkene reductase: protein MTSLFDPIDAGKLRLPNRIAMAPLTRNRAPDAVPTPLMETYYTQRATAGLLISEGTAISAQAQGYADVPGLYGEDQLQAWKKVTHAVHTKGGRIVTQLWHVGRISHTLLQPGSQPPVAPSAITAKSKTYVIDHATGQGHFTPTSAPRALHQDELPGIVRSFALAARQAVESAGFDGVELHAANGYLLDQFLKTGTNLREDDYGGSIENRARLVLECMRAVADEIGGGKVGIRISPVTPANDIVDADPQPLFEHLVRQLAPLGLAYIHVIEGATGGPRELPERPFNYHALKEAYRAAGGKGAWMVNNGYDRQLAMRAVESGYADIVAFGKAYISNPDLVHRLHDDLPLNEWDSSRFYGGGADGYTDYPTV, encoded by the coding sequence ATGACCTCATTGTTCGACCCCATCGATGCAGGCAAGCTGCGCCTGCCCAACCGCATTGCCATGGCCCCGCTGACGCGCAACCGCGCACCTGATGCTGTGCCCACGCCATTGATGGAAACCTATTACACGCAGCGTGCCACCGCAGGCTTGCTGATCAGCGAAGGCACGGCCATCAGTGCGCAGGCCCAGGGCTATGCCGATGTCCCAGGCCTCTATGGCGAAGACCAGTTGCAAGCCTGGAAGAAAGTGACCCATGCCGTGCACACCAAGGGCGGACGCATCGTCACCCAGCTCTGGCATGTGGGGCGTATTTCACACACGCTGCTGCAGCCTGGCAGTCAGCCGCCCGTCGCGCCTTCGGCGATCACTGCCAAGTCCAAGACCTATGTGATCGACCATGCCACTGGGCAAGGCCATTTCACCCCCACCTCGGCCCCGCGCGCACTGCACCAGGATGAGCTACCCGGCATTGTCCGCAGCTTTGCCCTGGCGGCCCGTCAGGCGGTCGAAAGCGCAGGCTTTGATGGCGTGGAGCTGCATGCAGCCAACGGCTATCTGCTCGACCAGTTCCTCAAGACCGGTACCAATCTGCGCGAGGACGACTACGGCGGCAGCATTGAAAACCGGGCGCGCCTGGTGCTGGAATGCATGCGCGCCGTAGCCGATGAAATTGGTGGCGGCAAGGTCGGTATCCGCATCTCGCCGGTCACGCCGGCCAATGACATCGTGGATGCCGATCCTCAGCCACTGTTCGAGCATCTGGTGCGGCAGCTGGCGCCTCTGGGTCTGGCCTACATCCATGTGATCGAAGGCGCGACCGGCGGCCCACGCGAACTGCCCGAGCGCCCCTTCAACTATCACGCACTCAAGGAGGCTTACCGCGCAGCAGGCGGCAAGGGTGCGTGGATGGTCAACAACGGCTATGACCGCCAACTGGCCATGCGCGCCGTGGAAAGCGGCTATGCCGATATCGTGGCCTTCGGCAAGGCCTACATCTCCAACCCCGATCTGGTGCACCGGCTGCATGACGATCTGCCGCTCAACGAATGGGACAGCAGCCGCTTCTATGGCGGTGGCGCCGATGGCTACACCGACTACCCCACGGTTTGA
- the gstA gene encoding glutathione transferase GstA, with amino-acid sequence MKLYYSPGACSLSPHIVLHETGLKHEAIMASTKSHKLQDGTDYYSINPLGYVPFLVLDNGDTLHEGPAIVQYLADQAPEKNLAPANGTMARYHLQEWLNFIATELHKGFNPLFNPATPEDFKPTVRANVIKRLNWVNEQLSNKSYLMGDQFTVADAYLFTVTGWAQFVGVDISDLKHIQAYRERILMRPAVQAAMKAEGLLK; translated from the coding sequence ATGAAGCTTTACTACAGCCCCGGCGCCTGCTCCCTGTCCCCCCATATCGTGCTGCACGAGACAGGGCTCAAACATGAGGCCATCATGGCCAGTACCAAGAGCCACAAGCTGCAGGACGGAACGGACTACTACAGCATCAATCCGCTGGGCTATGTACCTTTTCTGGTGCTGGACAACGGCGATACGCTTCACGAAGGTCCGGCCATTGTTCAATATCTGGCCGACCAGGCGCCGGAAAAAAACCTGGCTCCCGCCAACGGAACCATGGCCCGCTACCACCTGCAGGAATGGCTGAACTTCATCGCTACCGAGCTGCACAAGGGCTTCAACCCTCTGTTCAATCCGGCCACTCCCGAAGATTTCAAGCCCACGGTTCGCGCCAATGTGATCAAGCGCCTGAACTGGGTGAACGAGCAACTGTCCAACAAGTCCTATCTGATGGGCGACCAATTCACGGTCGCCGATGCCTATCTGTTCACGGTCACGGGCTGGGCACAGTTTGTTGGCGTGGATATCTCCGATCTCAAGCATATCCAGGCCTATCGCGAACGCATTCTGATGCGCCCCGCCGTACAGGCCGCCATGAAGGCAGAAGGCCTGCTGAAGTAA
- a CDS encoding BLUF domain-containing protein translates to MSLSTGLHAFLYCSSICPRQPVSVVGDIVKAAREKNAALNLTGILVFDGQHFCQYLEGPSSSVSSVLQSILEDNRHTDVRLQFHGPVDAERQFKDWAIAYAQSEQQLALDEIADFKGREALALFRQLLPNLDYC, encoded by the coding sequence ATGTCATTGAGCACCGGCCTGCATGCCTTTCTCTACTGCAGCTCAATCTGCCCCAGGCAGCCCGTCAGCGTGGTCGGCGACATCGTCAAAGCGGCCCGTGAAAAGAATGCGGCGCTGAATCTGACCGGTATCCTGGTCTTCGATGGTCAGCACTTTTGCCAATACCTCGAAGGTCCGTCGTCTTCGGTGTCCAGCGTGCTGCAAAGCATTCTTGAAGACAACCGCCACACCGATGTGAGGCTGCAGTTTCATGGCCCGGTCGATGCAGAGCGTCAATTCAAGGATTGGGCCATCGCCTACGCGCAGAGCGAACAGCAGCTGGCACTCGACGAGATCGCCGATTTCAAGGGCCGCGAAGCGCTTGCACTGTTTCGCCAACTATTACCCAATCTCGACTACTGTTAA
- a CDS encoding NADPH-dependent FMN reductase: protein MEILIFAGSTRQDSYNRKLAKAAAEIATGQGAQATLLELADYDIPLYNADLEARGTPPDVIRFKQALHSHAAWIICCPEYNGSYPALLKNALDWASSPVKGDPVWGDGVLPFRGKVVGMCSASPGGLGGLRAQSHLAPLLLNLECWLAPRSHAVSRAADAFDAQGQLMYPQDQQGVQAVLSQVLWAAQRLHA, encoded by the coding sequence ATGGAAATCCTTATTTTTGCGGGCAGTACCCGCCAAGACTCGTACAACCGCAAGCTGGCCAAGGCGGCTGCCGAAATCGCCACCGGCCAGGGTGCCCAGGCCACATTGCTGGAGCTGGCGGACTACGACATTCCGCTCTACAACGCCGATCTGGAAGCCCGGGGCACACCCCCCGATGTCATCCGCTTCAAGCAGGCGCTGCACAGCCACGCGGCCTGGATCATCTGCTGCCCCGAATACAACGGCAGCTACCCGGCCCTGCTCAAGAACGCCTTGGACTGGGCCTCCAGCCCCGTCAAGGGCGACCCGGTGTGGGGCGATGGCGTGCTGCCATTTCGTGGCAAGGTCGTGGGCATGTGCAGCGCTTCGCCCGGTGGTCTTGGCGGCCTGCGCGCTCAGTCCCATCTGGCTCCGTTGCTCTTGAATCTGGAGTGCTGGCTGGCTCCTCGCAGCCATGCCGTCAGCCGGGCAGCCGATGCTTTCGATGCACAGGGGCAGCTGATGTACCCTCAAGACCAACAAGGTGTTCAGGCGGTGTTGTCCCAGGTGCTGTGGGCTGCACAACGCCTGCACGCCTGA
- the mnmG gene encoding tRNA uridine-5-carboxymethylaminomethyl(34) synthesis enzyme MnmG, with the protein MLYPQEFDVIVVGGGHAGTEAALAAARMGSKTLLLTHNIETLGQMSCNPSIGGIGKGHLVKEVDALGGAMALATDKGGIQFRILNSSKGPAVRATRAQADRILYKAAIREMLENQPNLWLFQQAVDDLMVEGDRVVGAVTQVGLKFRSRTVVLTAGTFLDGKIHVGLNNYAAGRAGDPPAVSLSARLKELQLPQGRLKTGTPPRIDGRSIDFSQCEEQPGDGMPGGVNEGEVPVFSFMGNRAMHPKQMPCWITHTNERTHEIIRSGFDRSPMFTGKIEGVGPRYCPSVEDKINRFADKESHQIFLEPEGLTTHEFYPNGISTSLPFDIQYELVRSMKGLENAHILRPGYAIEYDYFDPRSLKSSFETKQIQGLFFAGQINGTTGYEEAAAQGLFAGLNAALQCRGEGPWMPRRDEAYLGVLVDDLITKGVTEPYRMFTSRAEFRLQLREDNADMRLTEVGRQMGLVDDERWDSFSRKRDAVSRETERLKSTWVNPRIVSAEESERVLGKAMEREYNLFDLLRRPGVDYDKLMSLNEGRYASADVQVQTLGELSAPVLEQVEIAAKYSGYIDRQKDEVERAAHFERLRLPLDFDYMQVSALSFEVRQKLQKHRPETLGQASRISGVTPAAISLLMVHLKKGGFKGFAAHEEAAA; encoded by the coding sequence ATGTTGTACCCACAGGAATTTGATGTGATCGTGGTCGGTGGCGGCCACGCCGGCACCGAGGCTGCGTTGGCCGCTGCACGCATGGGCAGCAAGACATTGCTGCTGACCCACAATATCGAAACCCTGGGCCAGATGAGCTGCAACCCCAGCATTGGTGGGATCGGCAAGGGTCACCTGGTCAAGGAAGTGGACGCCTTGGGTGGTGCCATGGCCCTGGCAACGGACAAGGGCGGTATTCAGTTTCGCATCCTCAACAGCTCCAAGGGGCCGGCCGTGCGCGCCACACGTGCCCAGGCGGACCGCATCCTCTACAAGGCCGCGATTCGCGAGATGCTGGAAAACCAGCCCAATCTCTGGCTGTTCCAGCAGGCCGTCGATGATCTGATGGTGGAGGGCGACCGCGTGGTCGGTGCCGTCACTCAGGTCGGGCTGAAGTTCCGCAGCCGCACCGTGGTGCTGACGGCGGGTACCTTCCTCGACGGCAAGATCCACGTGGGCCTGAACAACTATGCAGCGGGCCGTGCCGGTGATCCGCCTGCCGTGAGCTTGTCTGCACGCCTCAAGGAACTCCAGCTGCCCCAGGGCCGCCTGAAAACCGGCACGCCTCCGCGTATCGACGGCCGCTCTATCGACTTCAGTCAGTGCGAGGAACAGCCCGGCGACGGCATGCCCGGCGGTGTGAACGAGGGCGAAGTGCCCGTGTTCAGCTTCATGGGCAACCGTGCCATGCACCCCAAGCAAATGCCTTGCTGGATTACGCATACCAATGAGCGCACCCACGAGATCATCCGCAGCGGCTTTGACCGCAGCCCCATGTTCACGGGCAAGATCGAGGGCGTGGGCCCGCGTTACTGCCCCAGCGTGGAAGACAAGATCAACCGTTTTGCCGACAAGGAAAGCCACCAGATCTTCCTGGAGCCCGAAGGCCTGACGACTCACGAGTTCTATCCCAACGGCATCTCGACCAGCCTGCCGTTCGATATTCAGTACGAACTGGTGCGCAGCATGAAGGGCCTGGAGAACGCACATATCCTGCGTCCCGGCTATGCCATCGAGTACGACTACTTCGATCCACGCTCGCTCAAGAGCAGCTTCGAGACCAAGCAGATTCAAGGCCTGTTCTTTGCGGGCCAGATCAACGGCACGACCGGCTACGAAGAGGCCGCAGCCCAGGGCCTGTTTGCCGGCCTGAACGCCGCGCTGCAATGCCGTGGCGAAGGTCCATGGATGCCGCGCCGTGACGAGGCCTATCTGGGCGTGCTGGTCGATGACCTGATCACCAAGGGTGTGACCGAGCCTTACCGCATGTTCACCAGCCGCGCCGAGTTCCGTCTGCAGCTGCGTGAAGACAACGCCGATATGCGCCTGACCGAAGTCGGCCGTCAGATGGGGCTGGTTGACGATGAGCGCTGGGATTCCTTCAGCCGCAAGCGCGATGCTGTTTCACGTGAAACCGAGCGCCTCAAGTCCACCTGGGTGAATCCGCGCATTGTTTCCGCCGAAGAATCGGAGCGCGTGCTGGGCAAGGCCATGGAGCGTGAGTACAACCTGTTCGACTTGCTGCGCCGTCCCGGTGTCGACTACGACAAGCTCATGAGCCTGAACGAAGGCCGGTACGCATCTGCCGATGTGCAGGTCCAGACGCTGGGCGAGCTCAGTGCTCCGGTGCTCGAGCAGGTGGAGATTGCTGCCAAGTACTCGGGCTATATCGACCGTCAGAAGGATGAGGTCGAGCGTGCCGCGCATTTCGAGCGTCTGCGTCTGCCGCTGGACTTCGACTACATGCAGGTCTCAGCCCTGTCCTTCGAAGTGCGCCAGAAGCTGCAAAAGCACAGGCCTGAAACACTGGGTCAGGCATCGCGTATTTCGGGGGTGACGCCGGCAGCTATTTCCCTGCTGATGGTTCACCTGAAAAAAGGCGGCTTCAAGGGCTTTGCCGCACATGAAGAGGCCGCCGCATGA
- the rsmG gene encoding 16S rRNA (guanine(527)-N(7))-methyltransferase RsmG → MSQALRSQLEQGIQALKLELTPAQVDLLMSFMDLLQKWNKVYNLTSVRDPQEMLTHHLLDSLAAVPALLRHVNGLPVEEGKRLPLLDVGSGGGLPGVVFAICCPQIDVNCVDTVGKKAAFIQQVAASLPLPNLHGIHDRVENLKTRYPVISCRAFASLVDFTTWSRKALAEDGIWFAMKGKHPDDEIAALPADVQVFHVEPLQVPGLDAERCVIWLNLK, encoded by the coding sequence ATGAGCCAGGCATTGCGCTCCCAACTTGAGCAAGGCATTCAGGCGCTGAAGCTGGAGCTGACACCAGCTCAGGTCGATCTGCTGATGTCCTTCATGGATCTGCTGCAGAAGTGGAACAAGGTCTACAACCTGACTTCGGTGCGTGATCCGCAGGAAATGCTGACGCATCACCTGCTGGACAGCCTGGCCGCCGTGCCCGCCTTGCTGCGCCATGTGAACGGTTTGCCGGTGGAAGAGGGCAAGCGTTTGCCCTTGCTGGATGTGGGCTCGGGCGGTGGCTTGCCCGGTGTGGTGTTCGCCATCTGCTGCCCGCAGATCGACGTGAACTGCGTCGATACCGTGGGCAAGAAAGCGGCCTTCATCCAGCAGGTGGCGGCATCGTTGCCCCTGCCCAATCTGCATGGCATTCACGACCGGGTGGAAAACCTCAAGACCCGCTATCCGGTCATCAGCTGCCGCGCCTTTGCGTCCCTGGTGGATTTCACTACCTGGTCGCGCAAGGCCCTGGCCGAGGACGGCATCTGGTTTGCCATGAAGGGCAAGCACCCCGACGACGAGATTGCCGCCTTGCCCGCCGATGTGCAGGTGTTTCACGTGGAACCGTTGCAGGTGCCCGGTCTGGATGCAGAGCGCTGCGTGATCTGGTTGAACTTGAAATAA
- a CDS encoding LysE family translocator, giving the protein MFGISDYGAFVAAVTVFLLIPGPGNLALITSTGKGGWRAGMACCLGVMAADQVLMWLAVAGVATLLAAYPAAFHAVQWVGAAYLAWLGYKLLTARPGDAPAIQIQPRQYFRQGALITLMNPKAIVFYMAFFPMFVNPAKHQGLLTFGVMAGTVALITLLYSLVVVMLTTVLAERLRANPAVVKWLEKTAGVFLIGFGLKLATN; this is encoded by the coding sequence ATGTTTGGCATCTCCGATTACGGCGCTTTTGTGGCAGCCGTTACCGTCTTTTTGTTGATCCCGGGGCCGGGCAATCTGGCCTTGATTACCTCGACAGGCAAGGGCGGCTGGAGGGCGGGCATGGCCTGCTGTCTGGGCGTGATGGCTGCCGATCAGGTGCTGATGTGGCTGGCTGTGGCCGGGGTTGCCACGCTGCTGGCCGCCTATCCCGCGGCTTTTCATGCCGTGCAATGGGTGGGCGCTGCCTACCTGGCCTGGCTGGGCTACAAGCTGCTGACGGCCAGACCTGGCGATGCACCGGCCATTCAGATCCAGCCGCGCCAATATTTTCGTCAAGGGGCTTTGATCACCTTGATGAACCCCAAGGCCATTGTTTTTTACATGGCCTTTTTCCCGATGTTCGTGAACCCGGCAAAGCATCAGGGGCTGCTGACCTTTGGCGTGATGGCGGGCACGGTGGCCTTGATTACCTTGCTCTACAGCCTTGTCGTCGTGATGCTGACCACGGTGCTGGCAGAGCGTCTGCGTGCCAACCCGGCCGTGGTGAAGTGGCTGGAAAAAACAGCCGGTGTGTTTTTGATCGGTTTTGGCCTCAAGCTGGCCACCAACTAA
- a CDS encoding ParA family protein, producing MAKIFCVANQKGGVGKTTTTVNLAAGLAKVGQRVLLIDLDPQGNATMGSGVDKRALELSVYDVLLENASIKEVAQKSEQVGYDVLGANRELSGAEIELVSLDRRNDRLKAALQSVDADYDFVLIDCPPSLSMLTLNGLCSAHGVIVPMQCEYFALEGLTDLVNTIKQVHANMNPDLQIIGLLRVMFDPRTTLQQQVSDQLKEHFGDKVFDTVIPRNVRLAEAPSYGLPGVVFDASAKGSKAFIEFAQEMVRRIKKM from the coding sequence ATGGCCAAGATTTTCTGCGTTGCCAATCAAAAAGGTGGAGTGGGCAAGACCACGACCACTGTCAATCTCGCTGCCGGTCTGGCCAAGGTCGGCCAGCGCGTGCTGCTGATTGACCTGGACCCGCAAGGCAATGCGACCATGGGCTCGGGCGTGGACAAGCGTGCGCTGGAGCTGTCGGTCTACGACGTGCTGCTGGAGAATGCCAGCATCAAGGAAGTGGCTCAGAAGTCCGAGCAGGTCGGTTACGACGTGCTGGGCGCCAACCGCGAGTTGTCGGGTGCCGAGATCGAGCTGGTGTCTCTGGATCGCCGCAATGACCGCCTCAAGGCCGCTTTGCAGAGCGTGGATGCCGACTATGACTTTGTGCTCATCGACTGCCCGCCCTCGCTGTCCATGCTGACCCTGAATGGCCTGTGCTCGGCCCATGGCGTGATTGTGCCCATGCAGTGCGAGTATTTCGCGCTCGAAGGTCTGACCGATCTGGTCAACACCATCAAGCAGGTGCATGCCAATATGAACCCCGATCTGCAGATCATCGGTCTGTTGCGCGTGATGTTCGACCCGCGCACCACGCTGCAGCAACAGGTCAGCGACCAACTCAAGGAGCACTTTGGCGACAAGGTGTTCGATACCGTGATTCCGCGCAACGTGCGCCTGGCAGAAGCTCCCAGCTATGGCTTGCCTGGCGTGGTGTTCGATGCTTCGGCCAAGGGCAGCAAGGCCTTCATCGAGTTTGCCCAGGAAATGGTGCGTCGAATCAAGAAGATGTGA
- a CDS encoding RBBP9/YdeN family alpha/beta hydrolase, which produces MTSDALSPEDVWLLPGWQNSGPGHWQSLWQQQYGYRRLEQHNWQHPLRGDWSIRLQELVLDAPRPVTLVAHSLGCVLVAWWAAHSQVAKTKVSAALLVAPGDTEQDSLRAVLPGWSPVLQQPLPFPSILVGSDNDANCTLQRAETMAKAWGSRFVNAGSAGHINQASGLGLWEAGHELLLSL; this is translated from the coding sequence ATGACATCTGATGCATTGAGCCCTGAGGATGTCTGGCTGCTGCCCGGCTGGCAGAACTCCGGCCCCGGTCACTGGCAAAGCCTGTGGCAGCAGCAGTACGGCTATCGGCGCCTGGAGCAGCACAACTGGCAGCATCCGCTGCGTGGCGACTGGAGCATTCGCCTGCAGGAACTGGTACTCGATGCGCCGCGCCCCGTGACGCTGGTGGCGCACAGCCTGGGTTGTGTACTGGTGGCTTGGTGGGCCGCGCATTCGCAGGTTGCGAAAACCAAGGTTAGCGCTGCCTTGCTGGTGGCCCCCGGCGATACGGAGCAGGACAGCCTGCGTGCGGTTTTGCCGGGCTGGTCGCCCGTGCTGCAGCAGCCATTGCCCTTCCCGTCGATACTGGTGGGCAGCGACAACGATGCCAACTGCACGCTGCAACGCGCCGAAACCATGGCCAAGGCCTGGGGCAGCCGTTTTGTGAATGCGGGTTCTGCAGGCCATATCAACCAGGCCAGCGGACTGGGACTTTGGGAAGCCGGGCATGAGTTGCTGCTCTCCCTTTAA